Proteins from one Oncorhynchus masou masou isolate Uvic2021 chromosome 12, UVic_Omas_1.1, whole genome shotgun sequence genomic window:
- the LOC135549700 gene encoding proteasome subunit alpha type-2, with protein sequence MAERGYSFSLTTFSPSGKLVQIEYALAAVAAGAPAVGIKASNGVVLATEKKQKSILYDETSVHKVEPITKHIGMVYSGMGPDYRVLLRRARKLAQQYFLVYQEPIPTAQLVQRVASVMQEYTQSGGVRPFGVSLLIAGWDEDRPYLFQSDPSGAYFAWKATAMGKNYVNGKTFLEKRYNEDLELEDAIHTAILTLKESFEGQMTEDNIEVGICNEAGFRRLSPAEVKDYLAAIA encoded by the exons ATGGCTGAACGAGGATACAGCTTCTCCCTCACTACTTTCAG CCCCTCTGGGAAACTGGTCCAAATTGAATATGCCCTGGCAGCTGTAGCCGCAGGTGCTCCCGCTGTGGGAATCAAAG CCTCAAATGGAGTTGTCTTGGCAACAGAAAAGAAACAGAAGTCCATCCTGTACGACGAGACTAGTGTTCACAAAGTGGAGCCCATAACCAAACACATCGGCATGGTGTACAGTGGCATGGGACCTGACTACAG GGTGCTGCTCCGGAGAGCCAGGAAGTTGGCACAGCAGTACTTCCTGGTGTACCAGGAGCCCATCCCCACAGCTCAGCTTGTTCAGAGGGTGGCCTCTGTCATGCAGGAATACACACAATCAGG GGGTGTCCGTCCTTTCGGAGTATCCTTGCTGATCGCTGGTTGGGATGAGGACAGACCATACCTTTTCCAGTCTGATCCATCT GGAGCATATTTCGCCTGGAAAGCAACTGCTATGGGGAAGAACTACGTCAATGGTAAAACATTCCTTGAGAAAAG ATACAATGAAGACCTGGAACTGGAGGATGCCATTCACACAGCTATCTTGACTTTGAAG GAAAGCTTTGAGGGTCAGATGACCGAAGATAATATTGAAGTAGGGATCTGCAATGAAGCCGGCTTCAGGCGACTGTCACCCGCAGAAGTGAAAGATTACTTGGCGGCTATCGCTTAA